The sequence GTAAACTCTTCGATTTTGCCGTCTTTGAGCTCCCACACATCCGTCTTGCCAGCAGGTGAAATCTCATCCAAGCCTTCCTGCCCACACACGATCCAGGCTCGTTCTGTACCTCTTTTTCGCAGCGCTTCGGCAAAGATTCGTCCGAGGTAGTAGCTGTGAACGCCGAGAATGCATCTTTCGGGTTTGGCTGGATTGATAAGAGGTCCAAGAACGTTGAAGATCGTTGGGAAGCCTAGGGATCGACGAATAGGACCCAAGGGTGCAAGTGCCGGATGGAAGAGTTGCGCGAATAGGAAGCTGAACTTGCTCTTTCGAAGCACGTTGGGAAGTTGTGACGCTGGTAGTGCAAGCAGAGGGATGCCTAGCGACATGAGCAGGTCTGCAGAGCCAGAGGTGGAAGATGAAGCTTTCGCACCGTGTTTGCATACCCGTACGCCTCTGACGCCCGCAGCGACCATTgaagcggtggtggagacGTTGAATGTATCTTTTCCATCACCGCCTGTTCCTACCAAATCCAACGTGCCCCTGTACTTGACTCCTGCAACGCCTCCCACACTCGCATACTCGTCGTTCTCCCTCTCTAGCGGAGGAACGTGCACATCGAGACAGCAATTCAAAAAGATTCTAGCAGCCAACGCGAAGGTCTCTGCCTGGATGTCGAGTCTGCAAAACTTGAGGCACGTCAGCGCTGATCCGATCTGAGCGTGATTCTCTCGGGAAGAGGTAAAGTTGGGATCGGCAAGGTGCT comes from Mycosarcoma maydis chromosome 1, whole genome shotgun sequence and encodes:
- a CDS encoding anthranilate phosphoribosyltransferase (related to TRP4 - anthranilate phosphoribosyltransferase), with the translated sequence MSNPTSAAVAANGTHHTADTFRPLLKALAVAASVDSQSGEPNHPSGTSTITHKQLEQILEHLADPNFTSSRENHAQIGSALTCLKFCRLDIQAETFALAARIFLNCCLDVHVPPLERENDEYASVGGVAGVKYRGTLDLVGTGGDGKDTFNVSTTASMVAAGVRGVRVCKHGAKASSSTSGSADLLMSLGIPLLALPASQLPNVLRKSKFSFLFAQLFHPALAPLGPIRRSLGFPTIFNVLGPLINPAKPERCILGVHSYYLGRIFAEALRKRGTERAWIVCGQEGLDEISPAGKTDVWELKDGKIEEFTIEPEDFGLKKHPLEHVGSHSADENAAIVLKMFSTPDSSTLSTEPLAMNLPLDPRDFANFAPETLVHVRSLPTIPKGVRLQAIKDYTLLQTAALLYVGSYASTLEDAAKLARESIESGAALRAMETFRDESNLAIVESEKQEQQKKETRENRKSIEETVKNQDQYSYLPEIRQDVSVGTDD